The following proteins are co-located in the Microbacterium sp. SORGH_AS_0888 genome:
- a CDS encoding site-specific DNA-methyltransferase, whose product MVLTSPPYANALRDYGMADQLGNEGNVQGWVDNMLRVVEPLKDVLKPSGTLWLNVGDSYSRTPGNGAPKKSLLLGPERLAIAMVESGWVLRNKVIWAKPNGLPTAVNDRLRNQWEVVYVFTKSPTYFFDLDAVRVPHLTRPPKRRDTLPGRTGPDSWQGKHGDRGDGLKRNRALGKVGHDLGKNPGDVWMIPVSAWKGDHHATFPITLAEQCVRAGCPEGICALCGSPWKRGLIRKLGAAAVRGALRQTCECPDALPQQGVVLDPFMGSGTTAIAAENLGRDWQGIELNPDYAKLALARIDGARSLRLEKSPKRGAH is encoded by the coding sequence ATGGTGCTCACCAGCCCTCCGTACGCCAACGCCCTGCGCGACTACGGCATGGCTGACCAGCTCGGCAACGAGGGGAACGTTCAGGGCTGGGTCGACAACATGCTCCGGGTCGTCGAGCCACTGAAGGATGTGCTGAAGCCCTCGGGGACGCTCTGGCTCAACGTCGGAGACAGCTACTCTCGAACCCCCGGCAACGGCGCCCCGAAGAAGAGCCTGCTGCTCGGACCAGAGCGACTCGCGATCGCAATGGTCGAATCGGGCTGGGTACTACGGAACAAGGTCATCTGGGCGAAGCCGAACGGCCTCCCGACCGCGGTCAACGATCGTCTGCGTAATCAGTGGGAAGTCGTCTACGTCTTCACCAAGTCGCCCACGTACTTCTTCGACCTCGACGCCGTACGTGTGCCGCACCTCACCCGGCCACCCAAGCGACGAGACACACTCCCCGGACGCACTGGCCCAGACTCGTGGCAAGGCAAGCACGGTGACCGCGGTGACGGCTTGAAGCGCAACCGCGCACTCGGCAAGGTCGGGCATGACCTCGGTAAGAATCCGGGCGACGTCTGGATGATCCCGGTCAGTGCGTGGAAGGGGGACCACCATGCCACCTTCCCCATCACTCTTGCGGAGCAGTGTGTTCGTGCCGGATGTCCTGAGGGGATCTGCGCACTGTGTGGATCCCCATGGAAACGAGGCCTGATCCGAAAGCTCGGTGCTGCTGCTGTTCGCGGGGCCCTACGTCAGACGTGCGAATGTCCGGACGCGCTTCCTCAACAGGGAGTCGTGCTCGACCCATTCATGGGCTCCGGCACGACCGCCATCGCCGCAGAGAACCTTGGCCGTGACTGGCAGGGCATCGAGCTGAACCCCGACTACGCCAAGCTCGCCCTCGCACGCATCGACGGGGCACGCTCTCTTCGGCTTGAGAAGTCTCCCAAAAGGGGTGCTCACTGA
- a CDS encoding ATP-binding protein, which produces MHIPLVHADLASAEQRQRIAPLWSWPLIALVLVAVAYASVLLSGPDASVSLWWPAAGLGVCFALRAERRRLPAALAVIGLCTLVAELAGGRGAPLAVPYGLISAVEVAVVILVLRPGAQGFRLRTTRDASRLVVAALTAALITGALISTTTLLLKGTEFGQTLVNTFAAHLAALLLITPLAALPPGSLDRLPRVESLAQATVLVASIPLAFLPGSFLPLATLPFAFIVWGAARLPAALALGEALFLASASLLLTAILGPPSYISILDAREMALVIEAYMITIAVFTIMLVTTRYEARAAMATATSASQLLSGGLVDSQVGLVIAQQEADGIIIVWANRSAFHMLNDELSEDRTWSGPLARNAVASMTEHVQTVYEKPEGGVISVLAHPIPDQGGRFSTQLVDVTASVRMTRAREAAEQARAAARTALAELERQRDDLIATTSHELRTPITSIAGYTELLQESDRLSAQERSWVEIVGRNTERLSELVEDLLTLGNASDASASDIRAVTLTELATRSVEAHRSAAEAKGLSLRVETDPALIVHGPAADLRRAVGNLVANAVTFTPPGGTVRIWSDTEDGRIALRITDTGPGMSPATLAHAFDRFYRGAEAAIANAPGTGLGLPIAERLMARNEGAILLESLPGGGLTASVVFRDPTPAE; this is translated from the coding sequence ATGCACATCCCCCTGGTGCACGCGGACCTCGCGTCCGCGGAGCAACGGCAACGGATCGCGCCGCTCTGGTCGTGGCCTCTCATCGCGCTCGTCCTGGTGGCCGTCGCCTACGCCAGCGTCCTGCTCTCCGGCCCCGATGCCAGCGTCTCCCTGTGGTGGCCGGCGGCGGGGCTCGGCGTGTGCTTCGCCCTCAGAGCAGAGCGACGCCGCCTGCCGGCCGCGCTCGCGGTCATCGGACTCTGCACGCTCGTGGCCGAGCTCGCCGGCGGCCGGGGAGCGCCCCTCGCCGTCCCCTATGGTCTCATCAGCGCTGTCGAGGTCGCCGTCGTCATCCTCGTGCTCCGCCCGGGGGCGCAGGGGTTCCGCCTGCGGACGACCCGCGACGCGTCGCGGCTCGTGGTCGCCGCTCTCACGGCCGCACTGATCACCGGAGCGCTCATCAGCACGACGACGCTGCTCCTGAAAGGCACCGAGTTCGGCCAGACGCTCGTCAACACGTTCGCCGCGCACCTCGCGGCGCTCCTGCTGATCACGCCCTTGGCGGCGCTTCCGCCCGGCTCTCTCGATCGCCTGCCCCGGGTCGAGTCGCTCGCGCAGGCCACCGTCCTGGTCGCATCGATCCCGCTCGCGTTCCTGCCGGGCAGCTTCCTGCCGCTCGCAACACTGCCGTTCGCGTTCATCGTGTGGGGTGCGGCCCGACTGCCGGCGGCACTCGCCCTCGGCGAGGCGCTCTTCCTCGCGAGCGCCTCACTGCTGCTCACGGCGATCCTCGGCCCGCCGAGCTACATCTCGATCCTCGACGCGCGGGAGATGGCGCTCGTCATCGAGGCCTACATGATCACGATCGCGGTGTTCACGATCATGCTGGTCACGACCCGCTACGAGGCGCGGGCGGCGATGGCGACCGCGACGAGCGCGTCGCAGCTGCTCTCGGGCGGTCTCGTCGACTCCCAGGTCGGGCTGGTGATCGCGCAGCAGGAGGCGGACGGCATCATCATCGTCTGGGCGAACCGGTCCGCGTTCCACATGCTGAACGACGAGCTGAGCGAGGATCGCACGTGGTCCGGTCCGCTCGCGAGGAACGCGGTGGCCTCGATGACCGAGCACGTGCAGACGGTGTACGAGAAGCCCGAGGGCGGCGTCATCAGCGTCCTCGCCCACCCGATCCCCGATCAGGGCGGCCGGTTCTCCACCCAGCTCGTCGATGTCACCGCGAGCGTGCGGATGACGCGCGCACGCGAGGCGGCGGAGCAGGCGCGCGCCGCGGCCCGCACCGCCCTCGCCGAGCTGGAGCGGCAGCGCGACGACCTGATCGCCACCACCAGCCACGAGCTGCGGACGCCCATCACGAGCATCGCCGGCTACACCGAGCTGCTGCAGGAGTCGGACCGTCTCTCCGCGCAGGAACGATCCTGGGTCGAGATCGTCGGGCGCAACACGGAACGGCTCTCCGAGCTCGTCGAAGACCTCCTGACGCTCGGCAACGCCTCGGACGCATCGGCCAGCGACATCCGCGCGGTGACACTGACCGAGCTCGCGACGCGCTCGGTCGAGGCGCACCGCTCGGCCGCCGAGGCCAAGGGGCTCTCCCTGCGCGTCGAGACGGACCCGGCGCTCATCGTGCACGGACCGGCCGCCGACCTTCGCCGGGCCGTGGGCAACCTCGTCGCCAACGCCGTGACGTTCACCCCGCCCGGCGGCACGGTCCGTATCTGGTCGGACACCGAGGACGGGCGGATCGCGCTGCGGATCACGGACACCGGACCCGGGATGTCGCCCGCGACGCTCGCGCACGCGTTCGACCGGTTCTATCGCGGGGCGGAGGCGGCGATCGCCAACGCGCCGGGGACCGGACTCGGCCTCCCGATCGCGGAGCGGCTGATGGCACGCAACGAAGGCGCGATCCTGCTGGAGTCCCTTCCGGGCGGCGGTCTCACGGCGAGCGTCGTCTTCCGCGACCCGACGCCTGCGGAGTGA
- a CDS encoding ImmA/IrrE family metallo-endopeptidase, with the protein MTVTLQVKEDAPRWASAPGDTIRRLLETKGLSTDDLADALGISDPEARRLMLGEMVLTSELAAGLASVLGSTPEFWCRRDAQYRESLNWLRVDDLVRRSPIAELRHRGWLADDRGTWQHEAATLLDYFGVEDAQQWADVWTSRLADAHYRTSASFESDELAVAAWLRRAEVEAALREVASWSPAQLRASIPQLRSLSKIGDPQKFLPQLSDLLARVGVALVVVQPTKECRVSGAAFRVNEHARAIALSARYLAEDHLWFTLFHEIGHLLLHGSDGEFLDEIDVTDGSESATEGEANEFARSALLPAGVDELRNLRAKGPTAREITRFAARHGVAPGVVVGRLHFDGVLDFRQQNKLIRRYRWSEQTLTQKT; encoded by the coding sequence ATGACTGTGACGCTTCAGGTTAAGGAAGACGCACCACGGTGGGCATCAGCCCCCGGCGACACGATTCGCCGCCTTCTTGAGACCAAGGGTCTCTCTACAGACGACCTCGCGGATGCGCTGGGCATCAGCGATCCCGAAGCACGCCGACTCATGCTTGGAGAGATGGTGCTGACGAGCGAACTGGCAGCGGGCCTCGCCAGCGTGCTCGGCTCAACACCAGAGTTCTGGTGCCGTAGAGACGCTCAGTATCGAGAGTCTCTGAACTGGCTGAGGGTCGATGACCTTGTCCGCCGGTCCCCGATTGCAGAGCTAAGACATCGCGGCTGGCTCGCAGACGACCGTGGCACCTGGCAGCACGAGGCGGCAACGCTGCTTGACTACTTTGGCGTCGAAGATGCGCAGCAATGGGCTGACGTCTGGACGTCGAGACTCGCCGATGCGCATTACAGGACCTCGGCGAGCTTTGAGTCGGACGAGCTAGCTGTCGCCGCATGGTTGCGTCGTGCCGAGGTCGAAGCCGCGCTACGCGAAGTGGCGAGCTGGTCGCCTGCTCAGCTACGCGCCAGCATTCCGCAACTCAGGTCGCTGAGCAAGATCGGGGATCCTCAGAAATTTCTGCCCCAGCTCAGCGATCTGCTAGCTCGCGTTGGTGTGGCGTTGGTAGTTGTCCAACCCACGAAAGAGTGTCGTGTCAGCGGCGCCGCCTTCCGTGTGAACGAGCACGCACGAGCGATCGCGCTCTCAGCCCGCTATCTGGCCGAGGACCACCTGTGGTTCACACTGTTTCATGAGATCGGGCATCTCCTGCTTCACGGTTCTGACGGCGAGTTCCTCGATGAGATCGACGTAACGGACGGTTCAGAGTCTGCGACAGAGGGGGAAGCAAATGAGTTTGCGCGTTCCGCGTTGCTTCCCGCTGGTGTCGACGAGCTTCGAAACCTACGCGCAAAGGGACCGACCGCCCGCGAAATCACCCGTTTCGCCGCACGACATGGGGTCGCCCCCGGAGTAGTAGTCGGTCGTCTTCACTTCGATGGCGTACTCGATTTCCGCCAGCAGAACAAGCTGATCCGCCGTTACAGGTGGAGCGAACAGACTCTCACCCAGAAAACTTGA
- a CDS encoding replication-relaxation family protein, whose protein sequence is MTATAQAGRVGKLRLDEIRMSLTARDFRIIATLKQHRFLSTRHIERWHFADHATPLSGARSARRVLAKLRSYGILSALPRNLGGVSGGSSQHVWHLTPVGERLVSSGEPDRRVRVPSTAFLEHELGIADIHLDLIEAERAGTLRLIDFTTEPRCWRPFPGIGGQLITLKPDFFAVVAAHVDWETLIFGEYDRATESLKTIVKKAGVYESYWRTGIEEKRSGGFPQVLWLASSESRLSRIQKQLGRTARVTMALHAFSTPQKLVKTLTAESGVDHA, encoded by the coding sequence ATGACGGCAACAGCCCAAGCAGGCCGCGTCGGCAAACTGCGGCTCGACGAAATCCGCATGAGCCTGACGGCACGGGACTTCCGCATCATCGCCACCTTGAAACAGCACCGCTTCCTCAGCACCAGACACATCGAACGATGGCACTTCGCCGACCACGCGACGCCGCTAAGTGGTGCCCGTAGTGCACGCCGCGTCCTCGCGAAACTGAGGAGCTACGGCATCCTGAGCGCCCTCCCCCGGAACCTCGGCGGCGTCAGCGGTGGATCGTCGCAGCACGTCTGGCACCTGACGCCCGTTGGCGAACGCCTGGTATCGAGCGGCGAGCCGGACCGACGAGTGCGCGTCCCGTCGACGGCGTTCCTCGAGCACGAACTCGGCATCGCTGACATCCATCTCGACCTCATCGAAGCCGAGCGGGCCGGAACGCTGCGCCTCATCGACTTCACAACGGAGCCCCGCTGCTGGCGTCCGTTCCCCGGCATCGGCGGGCAGCTCATCACCCTCAAGCCCGACTTCTTCGCGGTCGTCGCCGCGCACGTGGACTGGGAGACGTTGATCTTCGGGGAGTATGACCGCGCGACGGAGTCGCTCAAGACTATCGTCAAGAAGGCCGGCGTCTACGAGTCCTACTGGCGAACCGGCATCGAGGAGAAGCGCTCGGGCGGCTTCCCCCAGGTGCTCTGGCTCGCGTCGAGCGAGAGCCGACTCAGTCGCATCCAGAAGCAGTTGGGACGCACGGCCCGAGTAACGATGGCGCTCCATGCCTTCTCGACGCCCCAGAAGCTCGTCAAGACCCTCACCGCAGAGAGCGGGGTAGATCATGCCTAG
- a CDS encoding thymidylate synthase: protein MSLVVEESTLDDLLFASVQYLLSSGEPVSTSRGQTLETRGARLQLSNPRARVSRTSALPHMFSALAETIWYLTGDDSLDHISFYVSGYKGLIGEGTGVYGPRLFGTGDYAQIQRVVQQLAAGSTTRQAVVELFERRDLEADPRDVPCTCTLQFLLRGGRVDLIVFMRSNDVITGLRHDLFSFTFIQELVARAIGADVGTYTHFVGSLHIYEEDREKGETFLREGAQTPYPMPLMPPGDPWPNVEVIIEWEAALRAQRGFEPPDSLAPYWLELGQLLSGYHAYRRKDSAALTLARDQLRGTVYDLYLSDRDHILEGELPDA from the coding sequence ATGTCGCTCGTCGTGGAAGAGAGCACTCTTGATGACCTGCTGTTTGCATCGGTTCAATATCTCCTCAGCTCGGGTGAGCCGGTGTCCACATCACGCGGCCAGACGCTGGAGACTCGTGGCGCTCGGCTTCAGCTCTCTAATCCACGAGCCAGAGTAAGTCGTACATCGGCCCTACCTCACATGTTCAGCGCACTCGCGGAGACGATTTGGTACCTGACAGGAGACGACAGCCTTGACCATATTTCGTTCTACGTTTCGGGATACAAAGGTCTGATTGGTGAAGGGACCGGTGTTTATGGTCCGCGCCTCTTCGGTACGGGGGACTATGCCCAGATTCAAAGAGTTGTTCAGCAGCTCGCTGCTGGCTCCACAACGCGGCAAGCCGTGGTCGAACTCTTCGAGCGCCGTGACCTTGAAGCGGATCCACGAGATGTTCCTTGCACTTGTACGCTTCAGTTCCTTCTGCGTGGCGGCCGCGTTGACTTGATTGTCTTCATGAGGTCCAACGACGTCATTACCGGCCTCAGGCACGACCTCTTCTCCTTCACGTTCATCCAGGAGCTGGTTGCGCGTGCGATCGGGGCAGATGTCGGCACGTACACGCACTTTGTGGGCAGTCTTCATATATATGAAGAAGACCGAGAAAAGGGCGAGACGTTCCTGCGGGAAGGCGCGCAAACGCCATACCCGATGCCGCTGATGCCTCCTGGTGACCCGTGGCCAAATGTCGAGGTCATCATCGAGTGGGAGGCCGCGTTGCGGGCGCAGCGAGGTTTCGAACCTCCTGATTCGCTGGCGCCCTATTGGCTGGAACTCGGCCAGTTGCTGTCGGGCTACCATGCGTACCGGCGGAAGGATAGTGCGGCCCTCACACTGGCTCGCGATCAATTGCGGGGGACGGTGTACGACCTCTACTTAAGCGATCGTGATCACATCTTGGAAGGAGAGTTACCAGATGCGTAG
- a CDS encoding helix-turn-helix transcriptional regulator, with protein MAKRVPPPEWAPYVRKLGLELHRRRIEAGLSQEQLAAAAGITRATYAQLEKGLSRPEVTANPSLYTLVALSNVLHVEVTELIPAGAPDVSAWR; from the coding sequence ATGGCCAAGCGCGTTCCCCCTCCCGAGTGGGCTCCCTACGTCCGCAAGCTCGGTCTAGAGCTACACCGCCGCCGTATCGAGGCGGGCCTGAGTCAGGAGCAACTGGCAGCCGCAGCAGGCATCACGAGGGCAACGTACGCGCAGCTTGAGAAGGGGCTGTCACGACCAGAGGTGACGGCGAACCCGTCGCTCTACACGTTGGTGGCACTGAGCAACGTGCTGCACGTCGAGGTAACGGAGCTGATACCGGCGGGGGCGCCGGATGTGTCAGCTTGGCGGTGA
- a CDS encoding response regulator transcription factor, whose amino-acid sequence MMASILVVEDDADVAGLISFRLSASGHDVVVAPDGQAGVAAAHERAPDVIILDWMMPVKTGIEVCEELRAHAAFAGTKIMMLTARARDADVERARAAGADDYMTKPFSPRDLLARVERLIA is encoded by the coding sequence ATGATGGCGAGCATTCTCGTGGTGGAGGACGATGCGGATGTCGCGGGGCTGATCAGCTTCCGCCTGTCGGCGTCGGGGCATGATGTGGTCGTCGCGCCCGACGGTCAGGCCGGTGTCGCGGCCGCGCATGAGCGGGCGCCCGACGTCATCATCCTCGACTGGATGATGCCGGTGAAGACCGGTATCGAGGTGTGCGAGGAGCTCCGGGCGCACGCGGCGTTCGCCGGCACGAAGATCATGATGCTCACCGCCCGTGCCCGCGACGCCGACGTCGAGCGCGCCCGCGCCGCGGGGGCGGACGATTACATGACCAAGCCGTTCTCGCCCCGCGACCTGCTCGCCCGTGTGGAGCGCCTCATCGCCTGA
- a CDS encoding recombinase family protein, whose product MGDEDSTGAGPSYDADHQGVSADPGPVFPRKKERRSLYVGAHTDLVQRLRDGETPTAAPILTPRAQALKSRRGRAAVYARVSTEEQARMGGGQDGFSIPYQREACERYAREHDLEIVDVYIDPGKSGTTTNRKRFKEMLTDLAERNITHIIVHKLDRLSRSPKVDYVVDEAREATKTTLVSVTEYIDETPQGLLNLQFMRGVAAYYSNNLAAEVHKGITTKLKEGGTPGLAPLGYVNKQRKEGRADIRWIEIDEERAPHIRWAFEEYATGNWSLQRLVVALEARGLRNRGRQDRPSRPITAPTLHRLLSSPYYVGIVVYNGGYYEGSHPPLIARNLWLRVQDILAAHNTAGEKDRKHPHYLKGTIYCGECGNRLIYSQNRGKGGIYEYFFCIGRRAKAAPCTRKYVSLPRIEDGVEDFYRSLHFSAERVDAIRHVVRDELEKSQADATFTLGEARRRHAVLKNEQASLLQAHYAGAVPLDLLKQEMDRTTREVDAAARQIATAEQALEQLDEQLERALEVARLCGEQYSRALASERRLLNQGLFKKLFIGEDGSVEHAEVQELFAGILSRDASITTEVREVAMLMPPKQHEVFGAPLAATGTDEHLVPVEEWGNRPERRWNPEAALLSFQTRQNGTYVRTPPKLSFGRGSNNTHVADVVCSCAKSTTTPAPLIEHRGQGSPHVSWRTDPRRLSRDSRPRAPVGVGRRPRGRRRCLRRRDRPCRRRRAVPGGDGVVHDRDRRRRAPHAGVIRSPRGE is encoded by the coding sequence ATGGGCGACGAGGACAGCACCGGCGCCGGGCCTTCCTACGATGCGGACCACCAAGGGGTCTCCGCGGACCCCGGACCAGTCTTCCCTCGAAAGAAGGAGCGACGCTCACTCTACGTCGGCGCACACACCGACCTCGTACAGCGCCTCCGAGACGGCGAGACGCCTACTGCCGCACCGATCTTGACGCCACGTGCGCAAGCTCTGAAGAGCAGACGCGGCCGCGCCGCCGTGTATGCCCGCGTGTCTACGGAGGAGCAGGCCCGGATGGGCGGTGGCCAAGACGGCTTCTCGATCCCCTACCAGCGCGAGGCCTGTGAGCGGTACGCGCGAGAACACGACCTCGAGATCGTGGACGTCTACATCGACCCCGGAAAGAGCGGCACGACGACGAATCGGAAACGGTTCAAGGAGATGCTCACCGACCTCGCCGAACGTAACATCACGCACATCATCGTGCACAAGCTCGACCGACTCAGCCGCTCCCCCAAAGTCGATTACGTCGTCGACGAGGCGCGGGAAGCAACGAAGACGACGTTGGTGTCGGTCACCGAGTACATCGACGAGACGCCACAGGGGCTCCTCAACCTCCAGTTCATGCGCGGCGTCGCCGCCTACTACTCGAACAACCTCGCCGCCGAGGTGCACAAGGGCATCACCACCAAGCTCAAAGAGGGCGGCACCCCGGGGCTGGCACCTCTCGGCTACGTGAACAAGCAGCGCAAGGAAGGACGCGCCGACATACGTTGGATCGAGATCGACGAAGAACGGGCTCCCCACATCCGATGGGCATTCGAGGAGTACGCAACCGGCAACTGGAGCCTCCAACGGCTCGTCGTGGCTCTGGAAGCACGAGGGCTTCGCAACCGGGGACGACAAGACCGTCCGAGTCGACCCATCACGGCCCCGACGCTCCACCGACTGCTCTCCAGCCCGTACTACGTCGGCATCGTCGTCTACAACGGCGGCTACTACGAGGGCTCGCACCCTCCGCTCATCGCCAGGAACCTCTGGCTGCGGGTTCAAGACATTCTGGCGGCGCACAACACCGCTGGGGAGAAGGACCGCAAGCATCCGCACTACCTCAAGGGGACCATCTACTGCGGGGAGTGCGGCAACCGACTGATCTACAGCCAGAACAGGGGCAAGGGCGGCATCTACGAGTACTTCTTCTGCATCGGTCGCCGAGCAAAGGCTGCGCCCTGCACGAGAAAGTACGTCAGCCTCCCCCGGATTGAGGATGGGGTTGAGGACTTCTACCGCAGCCTCCACTTCTCCGCCGAGCGGGTCGACGCCATCCGCCACGTCGTCCGCGACGAGCTAGAGAAGAGCCAAGCCGACGCCACGTTCACTCTTGGTGAGGCTCGGAGACGGCACGCTGTATTGAAAAACGAGCAGGCCTCCTTGCTGCAGGCGCACTACGCCGGAGCGGTGCCTCTGGACCTGCTGAAGCAGGAGATGGATCGCACGACCCGAGAAGTGGATGCGGCTGCTCGACAGATCGCTACCGCCGAGCAAGCCCTCGAACAGCTCGACGAACAACTGGAACGCGCCCTCGAAGTCGCTCGACTCTGCGGCGAGCAGTACAGCCGCGCACTGGCGTCCGAGCGCAGACTCCTCAACCAGGGGCTGTTCAAGAAGCTGTTCATCGGGGAAGACGGCTCAGTAGAGCATGCAGAAGTACAGGAGCTGTTCGCGGGCATCCTGTCGAGGGATGCATCGATTACCACCGAGGTGCGCGAGGTCGCGATGCTCATGCCACCGAAGCAGCACGAGGTGTTCGGCGCGCCGCTTGCGGCCACCGGCACCGATGAACACCTCGTCCCCGTCGAAGAGTGGGGCAACCGTCCTGAGCGGCGCTGGAACCCTGAGGCCGCCCTGCTGAGCTTCCAGACACGTCAGAACGGCACATATGTGAGAACCCCGCCCAAACTTTCATTTGGGCGGGGTTCGAATAACACACATGTGGCGGATGTCGTATGCTCATGCGCCAAGAGCACCACCACACCTGCACCACTCATCGAGCACCGTGGACAAGGGAGTCCTCATGTTTCGTGGCGTACAGATCCTCGTCGTCTCTCTCGCGACAGTCGGCCTCGTGCTCCTGTCGGCGTGGGGCGCCGCCCTCGTGGTCGGCGCCGATGCCTTCGGCGCCGAGACCGTCCGTGCCGTCGGCGTCGGGCTGTTCCTGGCGGTGACGGCGTCGTTCATGACCGTGATCGCCGTCGTCGCGCTCCGCACGCGGGAGTGATCCGCTCCCCGCGGGGGGAGTGA